One Meriones unguiculatus strain TT.TT164.6M chromosome 5, Bangor_MerUng_6.1, whole genome shotgun sequence DNA segment encodes these proteins:
- the LOC132654036 gene encoding vomeronasal type-1 receptor 44-like yields MNKASILHTNTNIKITLFSEMSVGISANSILFVFHLCMLIGAHRPKLIDLAIGFLTLTQLLMLLTMGLIAADMFMSQGRWDSTTCQSLIYLHRFLRGLSLCAACLLNVLWTIILSPRSCCLDKFKHKFAPDISCTLFLCVLYMSFSSYLLVSISAIPNSTSDNFMYVTQSCSLLPLSYSRQNTFSTLVVFREAFLISLMVFSSGYMVTLLYRHMKQARHLHSTKLSPKASPERRATRTILLLMSFFVVLYILDSVIFHTRMKFKDGSLFYCIQILVSHGYATVSPLVFICTEKRITKFLRSLWDRKLNI; encoded by the coding sequence atgaataaagccagcatactccacactaacacaaacattaaaatcaccttgttctctgaaatgagtgttgggatctcagccaacagcatccTTTTCGTCTTCCATCTCTGTATGCTCATTGGTGCGCACAGGCCTAAGCTCATTGATCTCGCCATTGGATTCTTGACCCTGACCCAACTACTGATGCTGCTAACTATGGGACTCATAGCTGCAGACATGTTTATGTCTCAGGGGAGGTGGGACTCCACCACATGCCAATCCCTTATCTATCTGCACAGGTTCTTGAGGGGCCTCTCCCtttgtgctgcctgtctgctgaatgtcctctggaccatcatcctcagccctagaagctgctgcttagacaagtttaaacataaatttGCCCCTGACATCTCCTGCaccctttttctttgtgttctctacatgtcttttagcagttacctcCTGGTATCAATAAGTGCCATCCCCAATTCGACCTcagataattttatgtatgttactCAGTCTTGCTCACTTCTCCCACTGAGTTACTCCAGACAAAACACATTTTCCACACTGGTGGtcttcagggaagcctttcttatcaGTCTCATGGTGTTCTCCAGCGGGTACATGGTGACTCTTTTATACAGACACATGAAGCAGGCccggcatcttcacagcaccaaactttctccaaaagcatccccagagCGAAGGGCCACccggaccatcctgctgctcatgagcttctttgtggTTCTCTACATTTTGGACAGTGTTATCTTCCACACaagaatgaagttcaaagatgGCTCTCTGTTTTACTGTATCCAGATTCTTGTGTCCCatggctatgccacagtcagtcctcttgtgtttatttgcactgaaaagcgtataactaaatttttaaggTCACTGTGGGACAGGAAATTAAATATCTGA